The following are encoded together in the Neofelis nebulosa isolate mNeoNeb1 chromosome 9, mNeoNeb1.pri, whole genome shotgun sequence genome:
- the MYH7B gene encoding myosin-7B isoform X1, whose amino-acid sequence MVTGLVFFMYNFPRGPQGDGDRGRSATAMMDVSELGESARYLRQGYQDLMKVHTVPWDGRKRVWVPDEQDAYVEAEIKSEATGGRVNVETKDQKMLLVREAELQPMNPPRFDLLEDMAMMTHLNEAAVLHNLRQRYARWMIYTYSGLFCVTINPYKWLPVYTASVVAAYKGKRRSEAPPHIYAVADNAYNDMLRNRENQSMLITGESGAGKTVNTKRVIQYFAIVAALGDGPGKKAQFLATKTGGTLEDQIIEANPAMEAFGNAKTLRNDNSSRFGKFIRIHFGPSGKLASADIDSYLLEKSRVIFQLPGERGYHVYYQILSGKKPELQDMLLLSMNPYDYHFCSQGVITVDNMNDGEELMATDHAMDILGFSVDEKCACYKIVGALLHFGNMKFKQKQREEQAEADGTESADKAAYLMGVSSGDLLKGLLHPRVRVGNEYVTKGQSVEQVVFAVGALAKATYDRLFRWLVSRINQTLDTKLPRQFFIGVLDIAGFEIFEFNSFEQLCINFTNEKLQQFFNQHMFVLEQEEYKREGIDWVFIDFGLDLQPCIDLIEKPLGILSILEEECMFPKASDASFRAKLYDNHAGKSPNFQQPRPDKKRKYQAHFEVVHYAGVVPYSIVGWLEKNKDPLNETVVPIFQKSQNKLLATLYENYAGSCSTEPPKSGVKEKRKKAASFQTVSQLHKENLNKLMTNLRATQPHFVRCIVPNENKTPGVMDAFLVLHQLRCNGVLEGIRICRQGFPNRLLYADFRQRYRILNPSAIPDDTFMDSRKATEKLLGSLDIDHTQYQFGHTKVFFKAGLLGILEELRDQRLAKVLTLLQARSRGRLMRLEYQRLLGGRDALFTIQWNIRAFNAVKNWSWMKLFFKMKPLLRSAQAEEELAALRAELRGLRGALATAEAKRQELEETHVSVTQEKNDLALQLQAEQENLADAEERCHLLIKSKVQLEAKVKELSERLEDEEEVNADLAARRRKLEDECTELKKDIDDLELTLAKAEKEKQATENKVKNLTEEMAALDESVARLTKEKKALQEAHQQALGDLQAEEDRVSALAKAKLRLEQQVEDLECSLEQEKKLRMDTERAKRKLEGDLKLTQESVTDAAQDKQELEEKLKKKDSELSQLTLRVEDEQLLGAQLQKKIKELQARAEELEEELEAERAARARVEKQRAEAARELEELSERLEEAGGASAGQREGCRKREAELGRLRRELEEAALRHEATVAALRRKQAESAAELGEQVDSLQRVRQKLEKEKSELRMEVDDLGANVETLARGKASAEKLCRTYEDQLSEAKIKVEELQRQLADASNQRGRLQTESGELSRLLEEKESLISQLSRGKASATQSLEELRRQLEEESKAKSALAHAVQALRHDCDLLREQHEEEAEAQAELQRLLSKANAEVAQWRSKYEADAIQRTEELEEAKKKLALRLQEAEEGVEAAHAKCSSLEKAKLRLQTESEDVTLELERATSAAAALDKKQRHLERALEERRRQEEETQRELEAAQREARGLGTELFRLRHSHEEALEALETLKRENKNLQEEISDLTDQVSLSGKSIQELEKAKKALEGEKSELQAALEEAEGALELEETKTLRIQLELSQVKAEVDRKVAEKDEECTNLRRNHQRAVESLQASLDAETRARNEALRLKKKMEGDLNDLELQLGHATRQAMEAQAATRLLQAQLKEEQAGRDEEQRLVAELREQAQALERRAVLLATELEELRAALEQGERSRRLAEQELLEATERLNLLHSQNTGLLNQKKKLEVDLTQLSGEVEEAAQERREAEEKAKKAITDAAMMAEELKKEQDTSAHLERMKKTLEQTVRELQARLEEAEQAALRGGKKQVQKLEAKVRELEAELDAEQKKHAEALKGVRKHERRVKELVYQAEEDRKNLARMQDLVDKLQSKVKSYKRQCEEAEQQASTNLAKYRKAQHELDDAEERADMAETQANKLRARTRDALGPKHKE is encoded by the exons ATGGTCACAGGTCTAGTTTTCTTCATGTACAATTTCCCCAGGGGACCCCAAGGAGATGGGGATAGAGGTAGGAG TGCCACCGCCATGATGGATGTGAGTGAACTTGGGGAGTCTGCCCGCTACCTCCGCCAGGGCTACCAGGATCTGATGAAGGTGCACACTGTCCCGTGGGATG GGAGGAAGAGGGTCTGGGTACCTGATGAACAGGATGCCTACGTGGAGGCCGAGATCAAGTCGGAGGCAACTGGGGGCAGAGTCAATGTGGAGACCAAAGACCAGAAG ATGCTGCTAGTGCGCGAAGCAGAGCTGCAGCCCATGAACCCACCTCGCTTCGACTTGCTGGAGGACATGGCCATGATGACGCACCTCAACGAGGCAGCGGTGCTACACAACCTGCGCCAGCGTTATGCTCGCTGGATGATCTAC ACATACTCGGGCCTCTTCTGTGTCACCATCAACCCCTACAAATGGCTCCCGGTCTACACGGCCTCCGTGGTGGCTGCTTACAAGGGAAAGCGCCGCTCGGAGGCCCCACCCCACATATATGCAGTGGCAGATAATGCCTACAATGACATGCTGCGCA aCCGAGAGAACCAGTCCATGCTGATCAC CGGAGAGTCGGGGGCCGGTAAGACGGTTAACACCAAGAGGGTCATTCAGTACTTTGCCATCGTCGCTGCCCTGGGAGATGGGCCGGGCAAGAAGGCC caATTTCTGGCCACAAAGACTGGG GGCACCCTCGAGGATCAAATCATCGAGGCCAATCCTGCCATGGAGGCTTTTGGCAACGCCAAGACCCTGCGGAATGACAACTCATCCCGCTTT GGCAAATTCATCCGCATTCACTTTGGTCCCTCTGGGAAGCTGGCATCTGCAGATATTGACAGCT ATCTCCTGGAGAAGTCGCGAGTGATCTTCCAGCTGCCTGGTGAGCGTGGTTACCATGTCTACTACCAGATCCTCTCGGGGAAGAAGCCAGAGCTGCAGG ATATGCTGCTTCTGTCGATGAACCCCTATGACTACCACTTCTGCAGCCAGGGTGTCATCACTGTGGACAACATGAATGACGGCGAGGAGCTCATGGCCACTGAT CATGCCATGGACATCCTGGGCTTCAGCGTGGATGAGAAGTGTGCCTGCTATAAGATCGTGGGGGCCCTCCTGCACTTCGGCAACATGAAGTTCAAGCAGAAGCAGCGGGAGGAACAGGCTGAGGCTGACGGCACTGAAA GTGCTGACAAGGCTGCCTACCTGATGGGGGTCAGCAGTGGGGACCTCCTTAAAGGCCTTCTGCACCCCCGAGTGCGTGTGGGGAACGAGTACGTGACCAAGGGCCAGAGTGTGGAGCAG GTGGTGTTTGCCGTGGGGGCTCTGGCCAAGGCCACCTATGACCGGCTGTTCCGGTGGCTGGTGTCACGGATCAACCAGACCCTGGACACCAAGCTGCCCCGTCAGTTCTTCATTGGGGTCCTGGACATCGCTGGTTTTGAGATCTTTGAG TTCAACAGCTTTGAGCAGCTGTGCATCAACTTCACCAATGAGAAGCTCCAGCAGTTCTTCAACCAGCACATGTTCGTGCTGGAGCAGGAGGAGTACAAACGGGAGGGCATCGACTGGGTCTTCATCGACTTCGGCCTGGACCTGCAACCCTGCATTGACCTCATTGAGAAG CCACTGGGCATCCTGTCCATCCTGGAGGAGGAGTGCATGTTCCCCAAGGCCTCAGACGCCAGCTTCCGGGCCAAGCTCTATGATAACCATGCAGGAAAGTCACCCAATTTCCAGCAGCCACGGCCTGACAAGAAGCGCAAATACCAGGCCCACTTTGAGGTGGTCCACTATGCGGGCGTG GTGCCTTACAGCATTGTGGGCtggctggagaaaaacaaagatccGCTAAATGAGACTGTGGTCCCTATCTTCCAAAAGTCGCAGAACAAGCTCTTAGCCACCCTCTATGAGAACTATGCAGGGTCCTGCTCCA CCGAGCCCCCCAAGTCTGGGGTGAAAGAGAAGCGTAAGAAGGCAGCATCTTTCCAGACGGTATCCCAGCTGCACAAG gAGAACCTCAACAAGCTGATGACCAACCTACGGGCCACACAGCCCCACTTTGTCCGTTGCATTGTCCCCAACGAGAACAAGACCCCAG GGGTCATGGATGCCTTCTTAGTGTTACACCAGCTTCGCTGCAATGGGGTTCTGGAGGGGATCCGGATCTGTCGCCAAGGATTCCCCAACAGGCTGCTCTATGCTGACTTCCGGCAGCG GTACCGCATCCTGAACCCCAGTGCTATCCCAGACGACACCTTCATGGACAGCAGGAAGGCCACGGAGAAGCTCCTGGGCTCATTGGACATTGACCACACCCAGTACCAGTTTGGCCACACCAAG gtgttCTTCAAGGCTGGGCTTCTAGGCATCCTGGAAGAGCTTCGTGACCAGCGTCTGGCCAAGGTTCTGACGCTGCTACAGGCACGGAGCCGGGGCCGCCTCATGCGCCTTGAGTATCAGCGCCTGCTTGGAggcag GGATGCCCTGTTCACCATCCAGTGGAATATCCGTGCCTTCAATGCCGTCAAGAATTGGTCATGGATGAAGCTCTTTTTCAAGATGAAGCCATTGCTGCGCTCAGCGCAGGCCGAGGAAGAGCTGGCGGCCCTTCGGGCGGAGCTTCGGGGGCTGCGAGGGGCACTGGCTACTGCGGAGGCCAAGcgccaggagctggaggagacACACGTCAGTGTCACCCAGGAGAAGAATGACCTGGCCCTGCAGCTCCAGgca GAGCAGGAAAACTTGGCAGATGCTGAGGAGCGCTGCCACTTGCTGATCAAGTCCAAGGTGCAGCTCGAGGCAAAGGTGAAGGAGCTGAGTGAGCGGctggaagatgaggaggaggtgAATGCCGACCTGGCCGCCCGCCGGCGCAAGCTGGAGGATGAGTGCACAGAGCTCAAGAAGGACATCGACGACCTGGAGCTGACACTGGCCAAGGCCGAGAAGGAGAAGCAAGCCACGGAGAACAAG GTGAAGAACCTGACAGAGGAGATGGCGGCACTGGACGAGTCGGTGGCCCGGCTGACCAAGGAAAAGAAGGCATTGCAGGAGGCCCACCAGCAGGCCCTGGGTGACCTACAGGCCGAGGAGGACCGCGTGAGCGCACTGGCCAAGGCCAAGCTCCGGCTGGAGCAGCAAGTGGAAGAT CTGGAGTGCTCCCTGGAGCAAGAGAAGAAGCTGCGCATGGACACGGAGCGCGCAAAGCGCAAGCTTGAGGGTGACCTGAAACTGACGCAGGAGTCGGTGACGGATGCTGCCCAGGACAagcaggagctggaggagaagcTCAAGAA gaAGGACTCTGAGTTGAGTCAGCTGACCCTGCGGGTGGAGGATGAGCAGCTCCTTGGGGCACAGCTACAGAAGAAGATCAAGGAACTGCAG GCTCGGGCGGAGGAGCTGGAAGAGGAGCTGGAAGCGGAGCGTGCAGCCCGGGCCCGCGTGGAGAAGCAGCGAGCCGAGGCAGCCCGGGAGCTGGAGGAGCTGAGCGAGCGGCTGGAGGAGGCCGGCGGGGCGTCCGCAGGGCAGCGTGAGGGCTGCCGTAAGCGCGAGGCCGAGCTGGGCCGGTTGCGGCGGGAGCTGGAGGAGGCGGCACTGCGGCACGAGGCCACGGTGGCTGCCCTGCGACGCAAGCAGGCTGAGAGCGCGGCCGAACTGGGCGAGCAAGTGGACAGTCTGCAGCGGGTGCggcagaagctagaaaaggaaaaaagcgAGCTCCGCATGGAGGTGGATGATCTGGGCGCCAATGTTGAGACTCTGGCCCGTGGCAAG GCCAGTGCCGAGAAGCTGTGCCGGACCTATGAGGATCAGCTGAGtgaggccaagatcaaggtggaAGAGCTGCAGCGGCAGCTAGCAGATGCGAGCAATCAGCGTGGGCGGCTGCAGACTGAGAGTG GGGAGCTGAGCCGCCTGCTAGAGGAGAAGGAGTCTCTGATTAGCCAGCTGAGCCGGGGGAAGGCCTCGGCCACCCAGAGCCTGGAAGAACTGCGGAGGCAGCTGGAAGAGGAGAGCAAG GCCAAGAGCGCGCTGGCCCATGCTGTGCAGGCTTTGCGGCATGATTGTGACCTCTTGCGGGAGCAGCAcgaggaggaggcggaggcccAGGCTGAGCTACAGCGGCTGCTGTCCAAAGCCAATGCTGAGGTGGCCCAGTGGCGGAGCAAGTATGAGGCAGACGCCATCCAGAGGacggaggagctggaggaggccaA AAAGAAGCTGGCACTGCGGctgcaggaggcagaggagggagtggAGGCTGCTCATGCCAAGTGCTCATCACTGGAGAAGGCCAAGCTACGACTGCAGACAGAGTCAGAGGACGTGACCCTGGAGCTGGAGCGGGCCACCTCGGCGGCTGCAGCACTGGACAAGAAGCAGCGGCACTTGGAGCGGGCGCTGGAGGAACGGCGGCGgcaggaggaggagacacagcgTGAGCTGGAGGCTGCCCAGAGGGAGGCCCGTGGCCTGGGCACTGAGCTCTTCCGGCTGCGCCACAGCCACGAGGAGGCGCTCGAGGCTCTGGAGACGCTCAAGCGGGAGAATAAGAACCTGCAGG AGGAAATCAGTGACCTCACAGACCAGGTCAGCCTCAGCGGGAAGAGCATCCAGGAGCTGGAGAAAGCCAAAAAGGctctggaaggggagaagagtgAGCTTCAGGCCGCACTGGAGGAGGCTGAG GGAGCCCTGGAGCTGGAGGAGACCAAGACTCTGAGGATCCAGCTGGAGCTCTCCCAGGTCAAGGCTGAGGTGGACCGGAAAGTGGCCGAGAAGGATGAAGAGTGCACTAACTTGAG gcGCAACCACCAGCGGGCAGTGGAGTCCCTGCAGGCCTCCCTAGATGCGGAGACTCGGGCCCGCAACGAGGCACTGCGGCTCAAGAAGAAGATGGAAGGTGACCTCAACGACCTGGAGCTGCAGCTGGGCCACGCCACCCGCCAGGCCATGGAGGCACAGGCAGCCACACGGCTCCTGCAGGCCCAGCTCAAGGAGGAGCAGGCCGGGCGGGACGAGGAACAGCGGCTGGTGGCCGAGCTCCGGGAGCAGGCCCAGGCCCTGGAGCGGCGGGCCGTGCTGCTGGCCACAGAGCTGGAAGAGCTGCGGGCCGCGCTGGAGCAGGGCGAACGCAGCCGACGCCTGGCGGAACAGGAGCTGCTGGAGGCCACTGAGCGCCTTAACCTCCTGCACTCGCAG AACACGGGCCTCCTGAACCAGAAGAAGAAGCTAGAGGTGGACCTGACCCAGCTGAGTGGCGAGGTGGAGGAGGCTGCCCAGGAGAGGCGGGAAGCCGAGGAGAAGGCCAAAAAGGCCATCACCGAT GCGGCCATGATGGCCGAGGAGCTGAAGAAGGAGCAGGACACGAGTGCACACCTGGAACGGATGAAGAAGACGCTGGAGCAGACAGTGCGGGAGCTGCAGGCCCGGCTTGAGGAGGCTGAGCAAGCTGCCCTCCGCGGCGGGAAGAAGCAGGTGCAGAAGCTGGAGGCCAAG GTGCGGGAGCTGGAGGCTGAGCTCGACGCGGAGCAGAAGAAGCACGCTGAGGCCCTCAAAGGGGTGCGGAAGCACGAGCGCCGGGTCAAGGAGCTCGTGTACCAG GCCGAGGAGGACAGGAAGAACCTGGCTCGCATGCAGGACCTGGTGGACAAACTGCAGAGCAAGGTCAAGAGCTACAAACGCCAGTGTGAGGAGGCG GAACAGCAGGCCAGTACTAACCTGGCCAAGTACCGCAAGGCCCAGCATGAGTTGGATGATGCGGAGGAACGGGCAGACATGGCAGAAACCCAGGCTAACAAGCTGCGGGCACGGACCCGAGATGCCCTGGGACCCAAG CACAAGGAGTGA